The following are encoded together in the Campylobacter devanensis genome:
- the dapF gene encoding diaminopimelate epimerase, whose translation MQVSKYNASGNDFVIFQAIDNAKFAASNRSELAVRLCDRFSGVGADGMIIIKQSNNQCDFAWEFYNSDGSIAAMCGNGSRAAALYAYKNQICDAVCTFETGAGIIGATIAKDHVEVALSEPKKLSEPFTQMGLEWNFYNTGVPHLVSFVDDLDKFDLEICKTMRQQYNANVNYAKFDGQRLLVRTFERGVENETNACGTGMAASFFTGFERFGLNDKIEVMPRSGEILNLRFDGETIHFGGKVSHIFDTAIY comes from the coding sequence ATGCAAGTTTCAAAATATAACGCAAGCGGTAATGATTTTGTTATTTTCCAAGCCATTGATAATGCTAAATTTGCTGCAAGTAACCGCTCGGAACTAGCTGTGCGTCTTTGCGATAGATTTAGCGGAGTTGGCGCAGATGGAATGATTATTATCAAACAATCAAATAATCAGTGTGATTTTGCGTGGGAGTTTTACAATAGCGATGGAAGCATAGCAGCAATGTGTGGCAACGGTAGTAGGGCTGCTGCACTTTATGCATATAAAAACCAAATTTGTGATGCTGTTTGTACCTTTGAAACTGGTGCTGGAATTATTGGCGCTACCATTGCAAAAGACCATGTCGAAGTCGCTCTAAGCGAGCCAAAAAAGTTAAGCGAACCATTTACTCAAATGGGATTAGAATGGAACTTTTATAATACTGGAGTGCCGCATTTAGTAAGCTTTGTGGATGATTTGGATAAATTTGATCTAGAAATTTGCAAAACTATGCGCCAACAATATAACGCAAATGTAAATTATGCCAAATTTGATGGCCAAAGACTATTAGTGCGTACCTTTGAGCGTGGTGTTGAAAATGAGACAAATGCCTGTGGCACTGGAATGGCAGCTTCGTTTTTTACTGGATTTGAGCGATTTGGACTAAATGATAAAATAGAAGTTATGCCAAGAAGCGGTGAGATTTTAAATCTTAGATTTGATGGAGAGACTATCCATTTTGGTGGAAAAGTAAGCCATATTTTTGATACGGCAATATATTAG
- a CDS encoding menaquinone biosynthesis family protein: MKLKNIRVAHSPDADDIFMYSAINLGWVGSDILQFSSKADDIETLNQAALRGEFDATAISFALYPFIVKDYALLRTAVSFGNGYGPKLIKKKHTTLKPNFKVALSGQYTTNALLFKIAYPKARIVYKNFLDIENAVLSGEVDAGVLIHESILSFSDELCVEREIWDIWCELRGDDSLPLPLGGMALRRSLPLSDAIECESVLTKAVQIAHDNKKILSSMLLERKLVRVDDTSLQKYLGLYANAESISMSDLQLRAVDRLFEIGYENGVYSNLIKSQPNLIPTEYLNSRNS; this comes from the coding sequence ATGAAATTGAAAAATATAAGAGTAGCTCACTCACCAGATGCTGATGATATCTTTATGTATAGCGCTATAAATTTAGGCTGGGTTGGTAGTGATATTTTGCAGTTTAGCTCTAAAGCTGATGATATAGAGACGCTTAATCAAGCAGCTTTGCGTGGCGAATTTGATGCTACGGCCATTAGTTTTGCTCTTTATCCATTTATAGTTAAAGATTATGCTTTACTACGAACAGCAGTAAGCTTTGGCAATGGATACGGCCCAAAGCTAATTAAGAAAAAACATACAACTCTAAAGCCAAATTTCAAAGTCGCACTAAGCGGACAATACACCACAAATGCTCTACTTTTTAAAATCGCCTATCCAAAGGCTAGGATAGTTTATAAGAATTTCTTAGATATCGAAAATGCTGTACTAAGCGGTGAAGTTGATGCTGGCGTGCTAATTCATGAGAGTATTCTTAGCTTTAGTGATGAACTATGCGTAGAGCGTGAAATTTGGGATATTTGGTGTGAACTTAGAGGCGATGATAGTCTGCCATTACCACTTGGTGGTATGGCCCTTAGACGCAGTCTGCCGCTAAGTGATGCTATAGAGTGCGAATCGGTACTGACAAAGGCCGTACAAATCGCACACGATAATAAAAAAATATTAAGCTCTATGTTACTAGAGCGTAAGCTAGTGCGTGTAGATGATACAAGTTTGCAAAAGTATCTAGGGCTTTATGCAAATGCTGAATCTATCAGTATGAGCGATCTTCAGCTGCGTGCAGTAGATAGGCTTTTTGAAATCGGATATGAGAATGGGGTTTATTCAAATTTAATCAAATCTCAGCCAAATCTCATACCAACTGAGTATCTAAATAGTAGGAATAGCTAA
- the fliQ gene encoding flagellar biosynthesis protein FliQ, which yields MQGDLIGLGVETFKLALMISLPMLMAGLVAGLLISIFQATTQINEMTLSFVPKIILVVVVIIFLMPWMMGQMIDFTERILNMIPTFIQ from the coding sequence ATGCAAGGCGATCTAATCGGTCTAGGCGTTGAGACCTTTAAACTAGCACTAATGATTAGTCTGCCTATGCTTATGGCTGGATTGGTAGCTGGTTTGCTAATTAGCATTTTTCAAGCTACTACACAGATTAACGAGATGACGCTAAGCTTTGTACCAAAGATAATTTTGGTTGTGGTGGTAATAATCTTTTTAATGCCGTGGATGATGGGGCAAATGATTGATTTTACTGAACGAATATTAAATATGATACCAACATTTATCCAATGA
- a CDS encoding UDP-N-acetylmuramate dehydrogenase: protein MKIDFSKYSSVRIGGIFDVEVLDKMREFDGVIIGGANNLLISPNPPKMGILGSEFDYIKLENGVLKIGAKTPSSKIYKFTKDNNIGGFEFAKKIPGTIGGMIKMNAGVKEYEISNLLLNITTSKGVTLANECEFSYRHSNIDGVIFEASFKIIREFDEVLSNKLNQKRSNQPKGASFGSCFANPAGDHAGRLLEAAGMKGYRSGGCGFSEIHANFLINYGNGSFNDAIELINLAKNRVAELFGIELRCEVVIL, encoded by the coding sequence ATGAAAATTGATTTTAGTAAGTACAGCTCAGTGCGCATTGGTGGGATTTTTGATGTAGAAGTGCTAGATAAAATGCGTGAATTTGATGGAGTGATAATTGGCGGAGCAAATAATTTGCTAATCTCACCAAATCCACCTAAAATGGGGATTTTAGGAAGCGAATTTGACTATATCAAACTAGAAAATGGCGTACTAAAAATTGGCGCTAAAACTCCAAGCTCAAAAATATATAAATTTACTAAAGATAACAATATTGGCGGCTTTGAATTTGCTAAAAAAATTCCTGGAACCATTGGTGGAATGATAAAGATGAATGCTGGAGTAAAAGAGTATGAGATTTCAAATTTGCTCTTAAATATCACAACATCTAAAGGAGTAACACTAGCTAATGAGTGTGAATTTAGCTACCGCCACTCAAATATTGATGGAGTGATATTTGAGGCTAGTTTTAAAATTATACGTGAATTTGATGAAGTTCTAAGCAATAAACTCAATCAAAAGCGCTCCAATCAGCCAAAAGGCGCGAGCTTTGGCTCATGCTTTGCCAATCCTGCTGGCGATCATGCTGGGCGACTTTTAGAGGCTGCTGGAATGAAAGGCTATAGGAGCGGCGGATGCGGCTTTAGCGAAATTCATGCAAATTTTTTAATCAATTATGGCAATGGAAGCTTTAATGATGCAATAGAGTTGATAAATTTAGCCAAAAACCGTGTAGCTGAGCTTTTTGGTATAGAGTTGCGTTGCGAGGTTGTGATCTTATAG
- a CDS encoding c-type cytochrome, whose translation MKKIVLLVALTCVGAFAADGADIYKKCAVCHGAKAEKKYLNKVPALVDTDPAQRLADMKAYKAGALNDGKGKIGMGAIMKGQMATLSDADMEAVSNYISTLK comes from the coding sequence ATGAAAAAAATAGTTCTATTAGTTGCATTAACCTGTGTTGGCGCATTCGCTGCTGATGGTGCTGACATTTACAAAAAATGTGCAGTTTGCCATGGTGCTAAAGCTGAAAAAAAATATCTAAATAAAGTTCCAGCTCTAGTTGATACAGATCCAGCTCAAAGATTAGCTGATATGAAAGCTTATAAAGCTGGTGCCCTAAATGATGGTAAAGGCAAAATCGGCATGGGCGCTATCATGAAAGGCCAAATGGCTACTTTAAGCGATGCTGATATGGAAGCTGTAAGCAACTATATTTCAACTCTTAAATAA
- the gmhB gene encoding D-glycero-beta-D-manno-heptose 1,7-bisphosphate 7-phosphatase — protein sequence MEKIKALFLDRDGVINKDPGYVYRIEDFEFMPGIFEALAGFMMLGYEIFVVTNQSGIGRGYYSEDDFAKLSKYMIDEFKSYGIEIKKIYHCPHTPSDDCNCRKPKPGMILQALDEFNISLKDSLMIGDKPSDLESARRAGVEKGYLIGDEFKSVLEVLEHIKGQK from the coding sequence ATGGAAAAGATTAAAGCACTATTTTTAGATCGTGACGGGGTGATAAATAAAGATCCTGGTTATGTTTATCGTATAGAAGATTTTGAGTTTATGCCTGGAATTTTTGAGGCTTTGGCTGGATTTATGATGCTTGGATATGAGATTTTTGTAGTTACAAATCAATCTGGAATTGGTAGGGGATATTATAGTGAAGATGATTTTGCAAAGCTTAGCAAGTATATGATTGATGAGTTTAAATCTTATGGTATTGAGATTAAAAAAATATACCATTGCCCTCACACTCCAAGCGATGATTGTAATTGCAGAAAGCCTAAACCTGGAATGATATTGCAGGCTTTAGATGAATTTAATATTAGTTTAAAAGATTCATTAATGATAGGAGATAAGCCAAGCGATTTAGAATCAGCACGAAGAGCTGGAGTAGAAAAAGGCTATTTAATCGGCGATGAATTTAAAAGCGTATTAGAAGTTTTAGAGCATATAAAAGGACAAAAATGA
- the rfaD gene encoding ADP-glyceromanno-heptose 6-epimerase: MKILITGGAGFIGSNLAKYFMDKHEVLVVDKFRSNETFSNGNLKSFGHYKNLIGFKGQIHCGDICDRDTIKKMREFKPDVIYHEAAISDTTVAEQDEIMRVNLNSFKDIIDIAYENGSKLIYASSGATYGDAPSPQSVGKGENPGNVYGFSKLMMDEMGREFNAKTGLHIVGLRYFNVYGDGEFYKNKTASMVLQFGLQILSGKAPRLFEGSDKIKRDFIYIQDIILANELAINGDSGVYNVGTGNARSFQDIADILQREIGVNLGNEYIANPFASQYQFFTQADIEPTRTGLKYEPRWSLEDAIKDYLPAIKRIYNSEFK; this comes from the coding sequence ATGAAGATATTAATAACTGGTGGAGCTGGATTTATAGGATCAAATTTGGCTAAATATTTTATGGATAAACATGAGGTTTTAGTAGTGGATAAATTTCGCTCTAATGAGACTTTTAGCAATGGAAATTTAAAAAGCTTTGGTCATTATAAAAATTTGATCGGCTTTAAAGGCCAAATTCATTGCGGAGATATATGCGATAGAGATACTATTAAAAAGATGAGAGAGTTTAAGCCCGATGTGATATATCATGAGGCTGCTATCTCTGATACTACGGTGGCTGAACAAGATGAGATAATGAGGGTGAATTTAAATTCATTTAAAGATATTATTGATATTGCTTATGAAAATGGCTCAAAGCTAATATATGCTAGTAGCGGTGCTACATATGGAGATGCACCAAGCCCACAAAGTGTAGGCAAAGGCGAAAATCCTGGTAATGTATATGGATTTTCAAAGCTTATGATGGATGAAATGGGGCGTGAATTTAATGCTAAAACTGGACTTCATATTGTAGGGCTTAGATATTTTAATGTATATGGTGATGGGGAATTTTATAAAAACAAAACCGCATCTATGGTATTGCAGTTTGGGCTTCAAATTTTAAGTGGAAAAGCACCAAGGCTTTTTGAAGGTAGCGATAAGATAAAAAGAGATTTTATATATATACAAGATATAATCTTAGCCAATGAACTAGCTATAAATGGAGATAGTGGAGTCTATAATGTTGGCACTGGCAATGCTAGAAGTTTTCAAGATATTGCTGATATTTTACAGCGTGAGATTGGCGTAAATTTAGGTAATGAGTATATTGCTAATCCATTTGCATCACAGTATCAATTCTTTACACAAGCTGATATTGAGCCTACAAGAACTGGATTAAAATATGAGCCTAGGTGGAGCTTAGAAGATGCTATAAAAGACTATCTACCAGCAATAAAAAGAATTTATAATAGTGAGTTTAAATAA